Genomic segment of Hydra vulgaris chromosome 11, alternate assembly HydraT2T_AEP:
TTTCTAACGATTTTAGGTTAAAATAATTAGTGACATCATTATCACAAAGTGTGACATTTTCAtcataaagtttaattaataaattatcatccattttaaaatataaaataaagattagggaaaaattaattaaaaaaataaaaaataagtaaatacttATATAGATTTAATGGAAGCAGCATCTCATTTCTTCGCAGTCCAATCACGAATGACTAGTTTGTCGTATGATATGACCGCAAATTTGCCGGATTCCCTTTCTTTTTTCATTCGTTCTCTTAAACCCTTCCTTATTTCTGTAGTCTCAGCACTAAAATCTTCatttataaagatgttttttcttttgagtttacacgattttttaagtatttcagttttgtctttataatttaataactttaggaCTATCGGTCTGTGTATCTTGACATCTCTCGGTCCATATCGATGTGCTCTttcgatttttatatttttaatgtcaagGCATTCCTCAAATAATTTATGCACCTTACATTCAGATTCTACCCATGATTCATTTTCGCTTTCATTTATCCCGTCAATTCTCAAGTTGTTCCTACGTAAACGATCTTCCAACACTCTTTGTTTGTTgctgatttttaatatttcacttttatctttaacttcaatgttaattttttttgttttctgtttcacTGTTTCAAACTTTGACAAAATTATTTCATCTTGCgcagaaataaatttcttaatctCATTGAATTCGGTTTCCAAAAATACTACTTTTAGGCGTGTTGCGTTCAAATCATTTGCAATATCGTTAGtctttgttatgtttttaattgtatctttttcaaatttatctaGTCTCTCCgataaaattttcatgtttgCAGAAGTAATAAtagcaaagtttttttcttggtCTTTTAAAAGTTGCTCTGTTTTctccaaaataattttactttgattttCTAGCATACCAGCTAccattttctaaattttttcgattgataataatttatccattatcttattttattatttaaagtgtatatataattctttaaagtatactttttttactttttttttttttacttcaaaaccACCACGCTGCATAAACACGTCCGTTCACTTCCGTGTTCAAGAAAAGACTGTTTTCCAAATTATTGTTCCAGATTATTGTTCCAGATTATTGTAACCAATTAATgttctttaaaataaagtattttgataagttgtatatttaatacaaaaaaagtacCAAATGAAGAGGTTTggaaaaaaattggttttaagttttttttcaagataaaactaaaaatgagtGAAATAACTTTCATAAGAATATCGATGCAGACGTTGCTTCAAAAGATTGCATAAGGTCAAAAATTTTGGGGATATAGCTTggcatacataaatacatacatatatacatacatacatacatacatacagtgTTACAAGGGCCGTCCCaaatgggggggggggattGTCCTACCCCCTAACCTGTCATACTAGCAGTTGAGTTGGCACATTTAGCATTTGAGTTGgcaagttttgaactatagttggtaaatttcaaatattgaggatcttttttttttttttcttttggtgtctctagttggcaaaaaataCATACGACACCCCTCCCCACGAGAGACCTCTTCGAGACGGCCCTGAAtgttacttattatttatttaatttattttagattcccttatttatataatgaattCAAATTATTCTGTAATGTATGCCAGAGTGGTTTcaaaaagcattaattttttttaagcttagtttgtaaaaattcaATTTCTGCTTTCTGTCCAACTCTGTTAAAGTC
This window contains:
- the LOC136087091 gene encoding uncharacterized protein LOC136087091 gives rise to the protein MVAGMLENQSKIILEKTEQLLKDQEKNFAIITSANMKILSERLDKFEKDTIKNITKTNDIANDLNATRLKVVFLETEFNEIKKFISAQDEIILSKFETVKQKTKKINIEVKDKSEILKISNKQRVLEDRLRRNNLRIDGINESENESWVESECKVHKLFEECLDIKNIKIERAHRYGPRDVKIHRPIVLKLLNYKDKTEILKKSCKLKRKNIFINEDFSAETTEIRKGLRERMKKERESGKFAVISYDKLVIRDWTAKK